In a genomic window of Zestosphaera sp.:
- a CDS encoding PAC2 family protein → MVTKVKVLKEYESKDKHLLIGLPGMGRVGYASVNYILEKIGGDLVAELYSTTFPSQLVVNRRGISTLFTGRLYEVNNFLVFTGETQPQNPDGQHEICVELLNHIMSRGKPASLIATAAYVVPEYSDSRRVFIAGNDEGLLAELSSLGGNILEEGVITGVNGIIVGWASYYGIRSAVMLGETWSTIVEFNEVDFRAVKSVVDLLKNYLKIRVSTEDLLSHAEVVESRIKATLSQVSKLMGKGAERRESREIM, encoded by the coding sequence ATGGTAACTAAGGTGAAAGTATTAAAAGAGTATGAGAGTAAGGATAAGCACTTACTCATTGGCTTGCCGGGAATGGGCAGAGTCGGTTATGCCTCAGTAAACTACATACTAGAGAAGATAGGGGGCGACTTAGTTGCTGAGCTCTACTCAACAACGTTTCCTTCGCAACTAGTCGTTAATAGGAGGGGAATTTCAACGCTTTTTACGGGTCGCTTATATGAAGTCAATAATTTTCTAGTGTTTACTGGAGAGACACAGCCTCAAAACCCGGACGGACAGCATGAGATATGTGTTGAGTTGTTAAACCACATAATGAGTAGGGGGAAGCCCGCCTCACTCATCGCTACTGCTGCTTACGTGGTTCCTGAATACAGCGACTCAAGGAGGGTTTTCATAGCAGGAAATGATGAGGGCTTGTTAGCTGAGTTAAGTAGTTTAGGCGGTAATATTCTTGAGGAAGGAGTCATAACAGGAGTTAACGGCATAATAGTTGGGTGGGCTTCCTATTATGGCATTAGGAGTGCTGTCATGTTAGGCGAGACTTGGTCAACTATAGTAGAGTTTAATGAAGTTGACTTCAGGGCTGTTAAGTCCGTCGTAGACTTGCTTAAGAACTACCTAAAAATCAGAGTATCTACTGAGGACTTGTTAAGTCACGCGGAGGTAGTTGAGTCGAGAATTAAAGCAACGCTCTCGCAAGTGAGTAAGCTTATGGGTAAAGGCGCTGAGAGGAGAGAGTCTAGAGAGATAATGTAA
- a CDS encoding DUF2208 family protein: MAYYQSKKQLVFSLVYSQVLILSLAIINVFYPQYYQYTFIVFFIVAILFTSWSVRKSRIGSGISPSEVKTGRLLFKASRNDVLELQGKDTELVSELKPMLKVSLLNLAIFPVFMIWYWWYFDFIRTLAIEATEHRFLAYLIGYEVPYGLVQIMNLAGRRAVKSFVQVVSEYEVYDKGIVGAGITLKFPLKTDQYRVEYNTKRMYVDLIQTSSSKTSVKLRFYTKNPERLYEVLRRYALTT; the protein is encoded by the coding sequence GTGGCATACTACCAAAGTAAGAAACAACTAGTTTTCTCGCTCGTATACTCTCAAGTACTTATCCTCAGTCTAGCCATAATAAACGTGTTCTACCCTCAATACTATCAGTACACCTTCATAGTGTTCTTCATAGTAGCGATACTCTTCACTAGCTGGAGTGTAAGAAAGTCGAGAATAGGTAGCGGTATATCACCGAGCGAGGTTAAGACTGGCAGACTACTCTTCAAAGCATCAAGAAATGACGTATTAGAACTTCAAGGCAAGGACACAGAACTAGTTTCTGAGCTGAAGCCTATGCTTAAAGTCTCGCTACTCAATCTAGCGATATTCCCAGTATTTATGATATGGTACTGGTGGTATTTCGACTTCATCAGAACACTAGCTATAGAAGCAACCGAACATAGGTTTTTAGCATATCTGATAGGCTATGAAGTGCCTTATGGCCTCGTTCAAATCATGAATCTAGCTGGGAGGAGAGCTGTCAAATCTTTCGTGCAAGTCGTCTCAGAATATGAGGTCTACGATAAGGGGATCGTGGGGGCCGGAATCACTTTGAAATTCCCTCTAAAAACTGACCAATATAGAGTAGAGTACAACACGAAAAGAATGTACGTAGACCTGATTCAGACTTCCAGTAGCAAAACATCTGTTAAGCTTAGATTCTACACGAAAAATCCTGAGAGACTTTACGAAGTATTAAGGAGGTACGCCTTAACTACTTAA
- the yjjX gene encoding inosine/xanthosine triphosphatase, with the protein MRVCAGTKNPSKLEGIKQAFREAFNIGDIELVSVESRDLRPQPVGLNEILEGALRRVHTSLSRKDCDFYVGVEAGIIEVMPNTYVDVQVTIVRDLRGRQAIGFSPGFQIPDKLMRLIVRNEVRELEEAVAKTYNIEDIGEREGVIHLLSKGLLNRTHLTRLSVLMALLRWVNEEAYNNSLESLEA; encoded by the coding sequence ATGAGGGTCTGCGCCGGTACTAAGAATCCTTCGAAGCTAGAAGGCATAAAACAGGCCTTCAGAGAAGCATTCAATATTGGAGACATAGAGTTAGTTAGTGTCGAGTCTAGAGACTTAAGACCTCAACCTGTAGGTCTTAACGAGATTCTTGAAGGAGCTTTAAGGAGAGTTCATACTTCATTATCGCGCAAGGACTGTGACTTCTACGTAGGTGTTGAGGCGGGAATAATAGAAGTAATGCCTAATACTTATGTGGACGTGCAGGTAACTATAGTCAGAGACTTAAGAGGGCGTCAAGCGATAGGCTTCTCACCCGGATTTCAAATACCAGATAAGTTAATGAGGTTAATTGTGAGGAATGAGGTTAGAGAATTAGAAGAAGCTGTTGCTAAAACTTACAACATCGAAGATATTGGTGAACGTGAGGGAGTTATCCACTTACTCTCTAAGGGATTATTAAACAGGACTCACTTGACTCGACTATCTGTTTTGATGGCTTTGCTGAGATGGGTGAATGAAGAGGCATACAATAATAGCTTAGAATCTCTTGAAGCTTGA
- a CDS encoding winged helix-turn-helix transcriptional regulator, with protein MLGGRHCLIILTIGLLLFGGLALKASDGLRYTYILYPDGHAHVKVVCNVSGKEFLELKLERGYVNETIMAFSDSGMPLPYILSPDGKIVVDVSNLSSVTIEYEAVVGSVFTEVQVNVLINPLGPADVILPPNSALLYFSGSPQITTVSDSTGKQFYLVLSYDSAGTYEVSFLLLPRTELPTETLSSQTTPPSSEAGAFDTLIFILVGVAVTALLGYFIIRRRLEKTSEIEPLLEHGFDERDKAILKTLSSGEATLSDLSKAVRLNKSVVWRRLERLRELGYVEKGYSRGKSIYRLTQKGSKILKDLDNQ; from the coding sequence TTGCTTGGTGGAAGACATTGCTTAATTATCTTAACAATTGGTTTGTTGTTGTTTGGAGGCCTAGCTTTAAAAGCTTCTGACGGTCTAAGATATACGTACATTCTCTATCCTGACGGACACGCTCATGTCAAGGTGGTGTGTAACGTGTCTGGGAAAGAGTTTCTAGAACTTAAACTTGAGAGAGGATACGTGAACGAGACAATTATGGCTTTCTCCGATAGTGGGATGCCCCTGCCTTACATATTAAGTCCTGACGGGAAGATAGTTGTTGATGTCAGTAACCTGAGTAGCGTGACTATAGAGTATGAGGCAGTAGTAGGGAGCGTATTCACTGAAGTTCAGGTTAACGTACTTATAAATCCGTTAGGTCCTGCCGACGTAATACTACCACCTAATTCTGCTCTCTTATACTTTAGTGGCTCACCACAAATAACTACAGTTAGCGACTCAACAGGTAAGCAGTTTTATTTAGTTCTTAGTTATGATAGCGCAGGCACGTATGAAGTTAGTTTCCTACTACTCCCTCGGACAGAGCTCCCCACCGAAACACTCAGCTCTCAAACAACTCCCCCCTCTAGCGAGGCCGGAGCATTCGATACTCTTATTTTCATTTTGGTAGGTGTGGCGGTAACGGCTTTGCTAGGATACTTTATTATAAGGAGAAGACTTGAGAAAACGTCTGAAATAGAGCCTCTACTAGAGCATGGTTTTGACGAACGTGACAAGGCGATTCTTAAAACGTTGAGTAGTGGCGAGGCTACTCTATCAGACTTGAGCAAGGCAGTAAGACTAAACAAGTCTGTTGTTTGGAGGAGGTTAGAGAGGCTTAGAGAATTGGGATATGTTGAGAAAGGCTATTCTAGAGGCAAGTCTATATATAGATTGACACAAAAAGGATCGAAAATCCTTAAAGACCTAGACAATCAGTAG
- a CDS encoding orotidine 5'-phosphate decarboxylase / HUMPS family protein produces MLSAHRILRDSERTIVLAVNYPPPDIVRLDALLDRIYDYVSGVKIGLPYMLRYGLKNISNLISSRRDKYYFIADLKLADIADVMLPVVDELSVAGFQGVVSHAFVGYKGALEPLSSRVKELGMELFLQVSLPHEGAGEVIDQSYHLIKNVVNLTDASGLIIPASKGFMIREIRSSFGKRHVILASGILRMGAKPGEGICSGADAEVVGRAITLSTNPESATREIISSQRVYVESRRGECVSLREYPL; encoded by the coding sequence GTGTTGTCCGCACACAGGATTTTGAGAGATAGTGAGAGAACTATAGTGCTCGCAGTAAATTACCCGCCTCCAGACATAGTTAGATTAGATGCGTTACTTGACAGAATCTATGATTATGTGTCCGGCGTTAAGATTGGCTTGCCTTATATGCTTAGGTACGGCCTCAAAAACATAAGTAACTTGATTAGCAGTCGTAGAGATAAGTACTACTTCATTGCGGACCTGAAGCTAGCTGATATCGCCGACGTCATGTTACCAGTTGTAGATGAGCTTTCTGTGGCGGGCTTTCAGGGTGTTGTGTCTCACGCTTTTGTTGGGTATAAGGGGGCCCTAGAACCTCTCTCTTCGCGAGTTAAGGAGTTGGGGATGGAACTATTCCTTCAGGTGTCTCTACCTCATGAGGGAGCTGGGGAAGTTATTGACCAGTCTTACCATTTAATTAAGAATGTAGTGAATTTGACTGACGCTTCAGGACTAATAATACCTGCTAGTAAGGGCTTCATGATTAGGGAGATTAGGTCTAGCTTTGGAAAGAGGCACGTGATTCTAGCTTCAGGTATATTGAGGATGGGTGCGAAACCTGGTGAGGGCATCTGTTCTGGCGCTGACGCGGAAGTAGTTGGGAGGGCAATAACTCTCTCAACGAATCCTGAGAGTGCTACTAGGGAGATAATTTCGTCTCAGAGGGTGTACGTAGAGAGCAGGAGAGGTGAGTGCGTGTCGCTACGAGAGTATCCTTTATAA